One part of the Enterococcus sp. DIV1094 genome encodes these proteins:
- a CDS encoding arginine repressor, with the protein MRKKDRHRLITRLLNEQDIRKQEEFVEILKNRGISVTQATISRDIKELKLIKVPAVDGGYRYSLPAETSEDVNTKLEKLLKDAFVAVDQMEKFVILKTLPGNASAAANLIDKRYKKELFSIINDDDNVLMITRLEEDAVQLKKDFLHYL; encoded by the coding sequence ATGAGAAAAAAAGATCGACATCGTTTGATTACTCGATTACTGAATGAACAAGATATACGTAAACAAGAAGAATTTGTAGAAATACTAAAAAATAGAGGAATCTCTGTCACGCAAGCGACGATTTCAAGAGATATCAAAGAGCTGAAATTGATCAAAGTTCCAGCTGTAGATGGCGGCTATCGTTATAGTTTGCCTGCTGAAACAAGTGAAGATGTGAACACAAAGTTAGAAAAATTATTGAAAGACGCATTTGTAGCTGTTGACCAGATGGAGAAATTCGTTATTTTGAAAACTTTGCCGGGTAATGCTTCAGCTGCTGCAAATCTGATCGATAAGCGTTACAAAAAAGAATTATTCTCGATCATCAATGATGATGACAATGTGTTGATGATCACACGATTGGAAGAAGATGCTGTTCAATTAAAGAAAGATTTTCTGCATTACCTTTAA
- the recN gene encoding DNA repair protein RecN, whose product MLQEISITNFAIIPELRLSFHEGMTALTGETGAGKSIIIDALGLLAGGRGSSDYIRQGADKCILEGLFEWPKQKGFESLMEELGIESDGSNLIVRRDMSLTGKNVCRVNGHIVTLANLRRVGGYLVDIQGQNEHQELLQPESHLVLLDRFGDATFQEKKRTYQEAYEAYRELERKVRKIQQNEKNYVQRIDMLNFQQEEIAAAQLVVGEEEKLKEERDKLSNYQKIVDGLATGYGALSEGEQSSLDGVGMAVSEIQSIAHLDPEYEAIFENIQSAYYLLQDAVGDMSRQIDLLELDENRLEEVTQRMETIRQLKRKYGDSVEAILAYYEEISEELDSSDFTEGQLDKMKQELTQKEERAFQCANELHQARKAIASELEQSILRELKSLYMENTEFEVRFSNRADGRLDEQGIDVVEFYITTNPGEPLKPLVKVASGGELSRVLLALKTIFSSEHGVTSIIFDEVDTGVSGRVAQAIADKILKISKYSQVLCITHLPQVAAVADYQYYIVKEVVGGRTRTSVAELAAAERENEIARMLAGSEITPLTIEHAKELLRLAKK is encoded by the coding sequence ATGCTACAAGAAATCAGTATCACCAATTTTGCGATTATTCCTGAGTTGCGGTTGTCGTTTCATGAAGGAATGACTGCTTTAACAGGAGAAACCGGTGCGGGTAAGTCAATTATCATTGATGCTTTAGGCTTATTAGCAGGGGGTCGCGGATCAAGTGATTATATCCGTCAAGGTGCGGATAAATGTATTCTTGAAGGATTATTCGAATGGCCAAAGCAAAAGGGTTTTGAATCATTGATGGAAGAATTGGGGATCGAGTCGGATGGCTCAAACCTGATTGTTCGCCGTGATATGTCATTGACAGGAAAAAATGTCTGTCGGGTCAACGGGCATATTGTTACATTGGCGAATCTAAGACGTGTCGGTGGTTACTTAGTGGATATCCAAGGCCAAAATGAACACCAAGAATTACTACAACCTGAATCGCATCTTGTTTTACTTGATCGTTTTGGAGATGCGACGTTCCAAGAGAAGAAAAGAACGTATCAAGAAGCTTATGAAGCATATCGTGAACTAGAAAGAAAAGTACGTAAGATCCAACAAAACGAAAAAAACTATGTGCAACGCATCGATATGTTGAACTTTCAACAAGAAGAAATCGCAGCTGCACAACTAGTAGTTGGTGAAGAAGAAAAACTAAAAGAAGAGCGCGATAAGTTAAGTAATTATCAAAAAATCGTTGATGGCTTGGCTACGGGTTACGGCGCATTAAGTGAAGGGGAACAAAGCAGTCTTGATGGTGTCGGGATGGCTGTTTCTGAAATACAGAGTATCGCGCATCTTGATCCAGAATACGAAGCGATTTTTGAGAATATCCAGAGTGCCTACTATTTGTTGCAAGATGCAGTAGGGGATATGAGCAGACAAATCGATTTACTTGAACTGGATGAAAATCGTTTAGAAGAAGTAACGCAACGTATGGAAACGATCCGACAATTAAAACGTAAATACGGTGATTCAGTTGAAGCAATCTTAGCCTACTACGAAGAAATTTCAGAGGAACTAGATTCTTCCGACTTTACAGAAGGTCAGCTTGATAAAATGAAGCAAGAACTCACTCAAAAAGAAGAACGAGCTTTTCAGTGTGCGAATGAGCTTCATCAAGCAAGAAAAGCCATTGCAAGTGAGTTGGAGCAATCGATTTTACGTGAATTGAAGAGCCTGTATATGGAAAATACCGAATTTGAAGTTCGTTTTTCCAACCGAGCAGATGGACGATTAGACGAGCAAGGGATTGATGTCGTTGAATTTTATATCACGACGAACCCAGGAGAACCATTGAAACCGCTGGTCAAAGTTGCTTCAGGCGGTGAGTTGTCCCGAGTATTACTTGCATTGAAAACCATTTTTTCTTCTGAGCATGGGGTGACTAGTATCATTTTTGACGAAGTAGATACTGGGGTCAGTGGCCGAGTGGCACAAGCCATTGCAGATAAGATATTGAAAATCTCTAAGTATTCTCAAGTACTCTGCATCACACATCTACCCCAAGTAGCTGCTGTAGCGGATTATCAATACTACATTGTAAAAGAAGTAGTCGGTGGAAGAACACGAACATCCGTTGCCGAACTAGCTGCGGCTGAAAGAGAAAATGAAATTGCGCGAATGTTGGCAGGTAGTGAGATCACACCATTAACGATCGAACATGCCAAAGAATTACTGCGCTTAGCGAAAAAATAA
- a CDS encoding DUF4044 domain-containing protein, producing MREKKQTSTFAKVTKLVIWTMLILTIGSVVLTAVISVM from the coding sequence ATGCGAGAAAAAAAACAAACGAGTACTTTTGCGAAAGTGACCAAATTAGTGATTTGGACAATGTTGATTTTGACAATCGGTTCAGTCGTTTTAACTGCTGTAATCAGTGTAATGTAG
- a CDS encoding magnesium transporter CorA family protein yields MIKYFTLEDQKLIDSSEETAETVWYCVERPTGEEIDQLIKQFQIPRDYLTSVLDDAENSRVEEFNQEKLTKPALLLLQYPFPKTSPSGYFQVDTYPFSIILTPKKKLITITNHEPLFLKKVFQQTFHKNDLSANLNIFMQMLWQITQSFNTYLSSLLAQCDLLETQLKVSTENKQLYQIMDIQKSLVYFKEATASNLEALQHLAENQAVQNNHALMNHLRDVIIETEQAKTTARIRLKLVEQMNQTFSAIISNNLNNIMKILTSLTIILTIPTIIGSIYGMNIKLPIAERDDAFLWLILLTVIISLLTTYYLKKGKFL; encoded by the coding sequence ATGATAAAGTATTTCACACTCGAAGACCAAAAATTGATTGACTCATCGGAAGAAACTGCTGAAACCGTTTGGTATTGTGTCGAGCGTCCTACAGGAGAAGAGATCGATCAGTTGATCAAACAATTTCAGATACCTAGAGATTACCTTACGTCTGTCTTAGACGATGCAGAAAACTCACGGGTAGAAGAATTCAATCAAGAAAAATTAACGAAACCAGCATTATTGTTGTTACAATACCCATTTCCAAAGACAAGTCCTAGTGGGTATTTCCAAGTAGACACCTATCCGTTCTCGATTATTCTCACGCCCAAAAAGAAGCTTATCACAATTACCAATCATGAACCACTTTTTTTGAAGAAAGTGTTCCAACAAACGTTTCATAAAAATGACCTTTCGGCAAATCTAAATATTTTTATGCAGATGCTTTGGCAAATTACTCAATCTTTTAACACCTACTTATCTTCATTACTTGCTCAATGTGATTTGCTTGAAACGCAATTAAAAGTTTCAACTGAAAATAAACAGCTATATCAAATCATGGATATCCAAAAAAGTTTAGTGTACTTCAAAGAAGCGACAGCCTCCAACCTTGAAGCCTTACAACACTTAGCCGAAAATCAAGCTGTCCAAAATAATCACGCTTTGATGAATCATCTAAGAGACGTGATCATCGAAACCGAACAAGCGAAGACAACTGCTCGTATCCGTTTAAAGCTAGTCGAGCAAATGAACCAAACTTTTTCAGCAATCATTTCCAACAACTTGAATAATATTATGAAAATTTTAACTTCTTTAACGATCATCTTAACAATCCCTACAATTATCGGAAGTATTTATGGGATGAACATTAAACTACCAATTGCTGAAAGGGATGATGCGTTTCTCTGGCTGATCTTATTGACCGTGATCATTTCCCTGTTAACCACTTATTATTTAAAAAAAGGGAAGTTTTTATAG
- a CDS encoding DUF3397 domain-containing protein, whose protein sequence is MGSFSPLVLFWYIFPAIVIFGCQFLVKIFALTRRFKVKAPDLAVPFLWGGIHALSRNTATSSFLPFLLITILLMAICIALFQAYYYDEIVYSRYFKMTWRLTFLVTLVMYVVLIVLNILSFL, encoded by the coding sequence ATGGGCAGTTTTTCACCACTTGTATTATTTTGGTACATCTTTCCGGCAATCGTGATTTTTGGTTGTCAATTTCTAGTTAAAATCTTTGCTCTGACTCGCCGTTTTAAAGTCAAAGCACCTGATTTAGCCGTTCCCTTTTTGTGGGGAGGTATCCACGCATTGTCTCGTAATACCGCTACGTCTTCATTTTTGCCTTTTTTATTGATCACAATCCTTTTGATGGCAATCTGTATTGCGTTATTCCAAGCTTATTACTATGACGAAATCGTGTATTCACGTTATTTCAAAATGACTTGGCGACTTACTTTTTTGGTTACCTTAGTCATGTATGTCGTATTGATCGTCTTGAACATCCTTTCATTTCTCTAA
- the mraZ gene encoding division/cell wall cluster transcriptional repressor MraZ, with the protein MLMGEYRHNIDAKGRLIVPSKLREELGEQFVLTRGLDGCLFGYPMSEWNELESKLNDMPLAKKDARTFVRFFYSAATECELDKQGRINIPNTLRNYATITKECVIVGVSNRIEIWDEAKWQEFSEAAEENFDEIAENMIDFGL; encoded by the coding sequence ATGTTAATGGGCGAATATCGGCATAATATTGATGCAAAAGGTCGCTTGATCGTGCCTTCAAAATTGCGCGAGGAGTTAGGCGAACAATTCGTGTTGACTCGTGGTTTAGATGGTTGTCTTTTCGGCTATCCAATGAGTGAATGGAACGAATTAGAATCGAAACTAAACGATATGCCTCTAGCAAAGAAAGACGCTAGGACGTTTGTGCGCTTTTTCTACTCAGCAGCTACAGAATGCGAGCTAGATAAGCAAGGACGTATCAATATCCCTAATACATTAAGAAACTACGCAACAATTACGAAAGAGTGTGTCATTGTTGGTGTGTCAAACCGAATTGAGATTTGGGATGAAGCCAAATGGCAAGAATTTTCAGAAGCTGCAGAAGAAAACTTTGATGAAATCGCTGAGAACATGATCGATTTCGGATTATAA
- the rsmH gene encoding 16S rRNA (cytosine(1402)-N(4))-methyltransferase RsmH, giving the protein MTETFRHYTVMLKETVDGLAIKPNGIYVDCTLGGAGHSEYLLSQLNTEGHLYAFDQDQKAIDHAKIRLAEYVEKGMVTFIKANFRELEERLTEYVSKVDGILYDLGVSSPQLDEAERGFSYHQDAPLDMRMDQSAPLSAYHVINEYPYNELVKIFFRYGEEKFSKQIAREIERVRKDHPIETTGELVEIIKNVIPAPARRKGGHPAKRIFQAVRIAVNDELGAEEASLEQAIRLLKVDGRISVITFHSLEDRIVKNMFKEYSTVKDLPPGLPVVPDEFQPELKVITRKPMLPSEEELAENNRSRSAKLRIAEKIREKEE; this is encoded by the coding sequence ATGACTGAAACATTTCGACACTATACAGTCATGTTAAAAGAAACGGTAGATGGACTTGCGATCAAACCGAACGGAATATATGTGGACTGTACACTCGGCGGAGCCGGACATAGCGAGTACTTATTAAGCCAATTGAATACAGAGGGTCATCTTTATGCGTTTGATCAAGATCAAAAGGCAATCGATCACGCAAAAATCCGTTTGGCTGAGTATGTCGAAAAAGGTATGGTCACTTTTATCAAAGCAAACTTCCGTGAACTTGAAGAGCGTCTGACGGAATACGTTTCTAAAGTCGATGGGATCCTTTACGATTTAGGCGTGTCCTCGCCGCAACTAGACGAAGCGGAACGTGGGTTCAGTTATCATCAAGATGCGCCTTTAGATATGCGGATGGATCAATCGGCACCATTGTCAGCTTATCATGTGATCAACGAATATCCATACAACGAATTAGTGAAGATTTTCTTTCGTTATGGAGAAGAAAAGTTTTCAAAACAAATTGCCAGAGAAATTGAACGGGTGAGAAAAGATCATCCGATTGAAACAACCGGGGAGTTAGTAGAGATCATCAAAAACGTGATTCCTGCCCCAGCAAGACGAAAAGGCGGTCATCCTGCAAAACGTATTTTTCAAGCTGTACGAATTGCAGTCAATGATGAATTAGGAGCTGAGGAAGCTTCCTTGGAACAAGCTATCCGTTTATTGAAGGTCGATGGTCGGATCAGTGTGATCACTTTCCACTCATTAGAAGACCGGATCGTCAAAAACATGTTCAAAGAATATAGTACAGTCAAAGATCTACCACCGGGTTTACCGGTCGTACCTGATGAGTTCCAACCGGAATTAAAAGTGATCACGAGAAAACCGATGTTACCGTCTGAAGAAGAATTAGCAGAAAACAATCGTTCTCGTAGCGCAAAACTGCGTATCGCTGAAAAAATAAGAGAGAAAGAGGAGTAG
- the ftsL gene encoding cell division protein FtsL translates to MAELKKVQQYPYDLQEIELPEQPLPDSPSEKEIILPQSPAKRLKQISIFEKLAVVCIAFSVVALCVLTVMLRTNISGMEKQIGSIQVEANEKKQQKISLEQEKSELSRTERVKQIAEEKGLSINDDNLRKVK, encoded by the coding sequence ATGGCAGAATTAAAGAAAGTCCAACAATATCCATATGATTTACAAGAAATTGAACTACCAGAGCAACCTCTGCCAGATTCACCCTCTGAGAAAGAAATCATTCTTCCTCAATCGCCAGCTAAGCGCTTGAAGCAAATCTCTATTTTTGAAAAGCTTGCAGTAGTGTGTATTGCTTTTTCCGTCGTTGCACTTTGTGTGTTGACAGTCATGTTAAGAACCAATATCAGTGGCATGGAAAAACAAATCGGTTCAATACAAGTTGAAGCCAATGAGAAGAAACAACAAAAAATAAGTTTGGAACAAGAGAAAAGTGAACTTTCTCGTACCGAACGTGTCAAACAAATCGCAGAAGAAAAAGGGTTGTCAATCAATGACGACAATTTAAGGAAAGTGAAGTAA
- a CDS encoding penicillin-binding transpeptidase domain-containing protein → MSLKNKFRRFMEKKNLNPMNNRKKVGIILFATSIGLFFLFAVRFAYIVIGGHVAGTSLEEKTNQLYQGSEVVKAKRGTIFDRNGVALAEDATSYSIKAILSKTYTSGDKKLFAQEKDFDTLADIISKNLSMEKSKALKVLRDGADQNLYQVEFGNYGRNITQETKQNIEDEMKAANVTGLYFDNHPARMYPSGVFSSHFIGYAVPDEKETGLVGRLGIESAYDDILSGQNGKIYYQKDNFQNPLPGTVAEEEPATDGKNIYTTLDSRLQTYLETLMDQVNEEYQPEELTAVLMEAKTGEITAMAQRPTFNPETMEGLTGEDAVWRNILVQDSYEPGSTIKVFTTAAAIEEGKFDENESFLSGQIKVADATINDHDFGKKGMLTMRQALSWSSNVGMVMLEQRLGGKWYNYLQKLGFGQSTHSGLDDEVAGALPTANIVDQAMSAYGQAIGVTNFQMMKAFSAIANNGTMIQPRYISKIVDPNTGEEVSTETEVLGQPFSKETTEKVREYMRDVIEDENYGSAYGVYSVPGYNIAAKTGTAQIASDTGGYLTGETAYLYSIVEMIPAEDPEYVLYLTMKHPKTYDRTALAKIANPLLKRAMDFKEAETATPEEKQTGNVTVSDYRNLNPDIAAADAQKSGLQPVVIGDGDKVQAQSTANGDELISGEKLILYTGGTALMPDVTGWSKADIMKLGKILGVEVTFHGDGYATEQSLAPYEKISDETLSFHLKE, encoded by the coding sequence ATGAGTCTTAAAAATAAATTCCGGCGGTTTATGGAAAAGAAAAATCTAAATCCGATGAACAATCGCAAAAAAGTAGGTATCATTTTATTTGCTACGAGTATTGGATTGTTCTTTTTATTTGCCGTTCGTTTTGCATACATCGTGATCGGTGGTCATGTGGCAGGCACTTCATTAGAAGAAAAAACGAACCAGCTTTACCAAGGAAGTGAAGTGGTCAAGGCAAAAAGGGGCACGATCTTTGATCGTAATGGGGTAGCTTTAGCAGAAGATGCTACTTCTTACTCGATCAAAGCGATTCTTTCCAAAACCTATACGTCTGGAGACAAAAAATTATTTGCACAAGAAAAAGATTTTGATACGCTTGCTGATATCATCAGTAAAAACCTTTCAATGGAAAAAAGCAAAGCATTGAAGGTCCTCCGTGATGGAGCCGATCAAAATTTGTATCAAGTAGAATTTGGTAATTATGGGCGCAATATCACCCAAGAAACCAAACAAAACATTGAAGATGAAATGAAAGCGGCCAATGTTACTGGCCTTTATTTTGATAACCATCCAGCACGTATGTATCCAAGTGGTGTCTTTTCTTCCCACTTTATTGGGTACGCTGTACCTGATGAAAAAGAGACTGGTTTAGTCGGACGTCTGGGAATCGAATCTGCTTATGATGACATCTTAAGTGGACAAAATGGAAAGATCTACTATCAAAAAGATAACTTCCAAAATCCATTACCTGGAACCGTAGCAGAAGAAGAACCGGCAACCGATGGGAAAAATATCTATACGACCCTTGATAGTCGTCTGCAAACTTACTTGGAAACGTTGATGGACCAAGTGAATGAAGAATACCAACCCGAAGAATTGACAGCTGTCTTGATGGAAGCTAAAACAGGTGAAATCACTGCCATGGCTCAACGCCCAACGTTCAACCCTGAAACGATGGAAGGATTGACGGGGGAAGATGCTGTATGGCGTAATATCCTTGTACAAGATTCTTATGAACCAGGTTCGACGATCAAAGTATTCACAACAGCAGCTGCGATCGAAGAAGGTAAATTTGATGAAAATGAATCGTTCTTATCTGGACAGATCAAAGTGGCTGATGCAACGATCAATGACCATGACTTTGGTAAAAAAGGGATGCTGACGATGCGTCAAGCTCTTTCTTGGTCTAGTAACGTTGGTATGGTGATGCTTGAACAGCGCTTGGGTGGTAAATGGTATAACTATTTGCAGAAATTAGGATTTGGTCAAAGCACTCACTCTGGATTAGATGATGAAGTAGCTGGTGCTTTACCGACGGCCAATATCGTTGACCAAGCGATGAGTGCCTATGGTCAAGCGATCGGTGTGACTAATTTCCAAATGATGAAAGCTTTCAGCGCAATCGCAAATAATGGCACGATGATCCAACCACGTTATATCAGTAAAATCGTTGATCCAAATACCGGAGAAGAAGTATCTACTGAAACGGAAGTGTTAGGACAGCCGTTTTCTAAAGAAACGACAGAAAAAGTACGTGAATATATGCGCGATGTCATTGAAGACGAAAATTATGGTAGTGCGTATGGCGTGTATAGTGTTCCAGGATATAACATCGCAGCTAAGACTGGTACTGCTCAGATTGCCTCAGATACAGGAGGCTACCTAACAGGAGAAACAGCTTATCTATATTCGATCGTCGAAATGATACCAGCTGAAGATCCTGAATATGTGTTATATCTGACAATGAAACATCCTAAGACATATGACCGTACAGCTTTAGCAAAAATCGCAAACCCATTGTTAAAACGAGCGATGGATTTCAAAGAAGCTGAAACAGCTACACCAGAAGAAAAGCAGACTGGCAATGTGACAGTCTCTGATTACCGGAACTTAAATCCTGATATTGCGGCCGCAGATGCACAAAAAAGCGGGTTGCAACCAGTAGTCATCGGTGATGGAGACAAGGTGCAAGCACAGTCCACAGCAAATGGTGATGAGCTGATATCTGGAGAAAAATTGATTTTATATACTGGTGGTACTGCACTGATGCCTGATGTAACAGGTTGGTCAAAAGCAGATATCATGAAACTAGGAAAAATACTTGGTGTAGAAGTGACGTTCCATGGCGATGGTTACGCAACGGAACAAAGCCTTGCACCATATGAAAAAATATCTGATGAAACCTTGAGTTTCCATCTAAAAGAATAA
- the mraY gene encoding phospho-N-acetylmuramoyl-pentapeptide-transferase, producing the protein MDLTQTLIPIASSCAMTIATMPLFIGYFQMKKQGQAIREEGPKWHNVKAGTPTMGGLVFLVSAILTGIWVGAWQQQLTPTLFILLFVLALYGAIGFLDDFIKIFKKRNMGLNSKQKLIGQIAGGIIFYLVYRGEGYPGTLNFFGIDLPLSWLYGVFAIFWLVGFSNAVNLTDGIDGLVAGLGSISFLTYAVIAWHQQQYDVLVICLSVLGGLLGFFVYNRKPAKIFMGDVGSLALGGLLAAISIMLNQEWTLLLIGLMYVIETASVMLQVSSFKLTGKRIFKMSPIHHHFEMSGWSEWKIDTVFWITSVITSLITLWIVW; encoded by the coding sequence ATGGATTTGACACAAACATTGATCCCCATTGCGAGTAGTTGTGCAATGACGATTGCAACAATGCCGTTATTTATTGGTTATTTTCAAATGAAAAAACAAGGCCAAGCCATTCGTGAGGAGGGACCTAAATGGCATAATGTAAAAGCCGGAACTCCAACGATGGGGGGATTGGTGTTTTTAGTCAGTGCGATCTTGACAGGTATCTGGGTAGGTGCTTGGCAACAACAGTTGACACCTACTCTTTTCATCTTACTTTTTGTCCTTGCTTTATACGGGGCAATCGGCTTCTTGGATGATTTTATCAAAATCTTCAAGAAAAGAAACATGGGACTGAATTCAAAGCAAAAACTGATCGGACAAATCGCAGGTGGAATCATCTTTTATCTCGTTTATCGTGGGGAAGGTTATCCAGGAACACTGAACTTTTTTGGCATCGATCTGCCATTAAGTTGGTTGTACGGAGTATTTGCGATTTTTTGGCTAGTCGGCTTTTCCAATGCGGTCAACTTGACAGATGGGATCGACGGCTTAGTGGCTGGATTAGGCAGTATTTCATTTTTGACCTATGCAGTGATTGCTTGGCACCAACAACAGTATGACGTATTAGTCATCTGTTTAAGTGTTTTGGGCGGTTTACTAGGTTTTTTCGTTTACAATCGTAAGCCAGCCAAAATTTTTATGGGTGATGTCGGTTCTTTGGCTTTAGGTGGCTTATTAGCGGCAATCTCGATCATGCTCAATCAAGAATGGACGTTATTGCTGATCGGATTGATGTATGTCATTGAAACAGCTAGTGTGATGTTGCAAGTTTCTTCTTTCAAATTGACGGGGAAAAGAATCTTTAAAATGTCACCGATCCATCATCATTTCGAGATGAGTGGCTGGTCAGAATGGAAGATCGACACTGTCTTTTGGATAACAAGTGTAATTACTTCATTGATCACATTATGGATCGTATGGTAG
- the murD gene encoding UDP-N-acetylmuramoyl-L-alanine--D-glutamate ligase: MKKITTYENKKILVLGLAKSGFSAAKLLHELGALVTVNDGKPFDENPEAQELLSLGIKVVTGSHPIELLDEKFSMIVKNPGIPYTQPLVAKAQEMGIPVITEVELAYEVAECPIIGITGTNGKTTTTTMIGLLLNAGKSAGVARLAGNIGFPASSVAQEAGPEDKIVMELSSFQLMGITDLRPHIAVITNIYEAHIDYHGSRPAYVKAKWHLQKNMTADDYLVLNWNQKELQELSRKTKAKVLPFATDQVLETGAYSFEGVIYYDKEKVMDTSEIGVPGAHNVENALAAITVAKQHGISNEEIKETLSHFHGVPHRTQYVGEVQGRKFYNDSKATNILATKMALGGFKPETMILIAGGLDRGNSFDELIPSLEGVKGLITFGETKEKLKDAGEKAGIPTIYTAESAEAAVPLALENSDPGDVVLLSPANASWDQYPNFEIRGDRFMEAVRKLK; the protein is encoded by the coding sequence ATGAAAAAAATAACAACTTATGAAAATAAAAAAATCCTTGTTTTAGGATTAGCAAAAAGCGGATTTAGTGCGGCCAAGTTATTACATGAACTGGGCGCACTTGTCACCGTTAATGACGGTAAACCATTTGATGAAAATCCTGAAGCACAGGAATTGCTATCTTTAGGGATCAAAGTCGTGACCGGTAGTCACCCCATCGAACTATTAGATGAAAAATTTTCGATGATTGTCAAAAACCCTGGTATTCCTTACACACAACCATTAGTTGCAAAAGCTCAAGAAATGGGTATTCCGGTAATTACGGAAGTTGAACTAGCTTACGAAGTAGCGGAATGCCCAATTATAGGTATCACAGGAACCAACGGAAAGACAACGACCACTACGATGATCGGTTTATTGCTGAATGCAGGGAAATCGGCGGGTGTTGCACGTTTAGCAGGGAATATCGGGTTTCCTGCAAGTAGTGTGGCACAAGAGGCTGGTCCAGAAGATAAAATCGTCATGGAACTATCAAGCTTCCAGTTGATGGGAATCACTGATCTTCGTCCACATATTGCAGTGATCACGAACATCTATGAAGCCCATATCGACTATCACGGCTCTCGTCCAGCTTATGTCAAAGCCAAATGGCATTTGCAAAAAAATATGACAGCAGACGATTACCTCGTGTTGAATTGGAACCAAAAAGAATTACAAGAACTCAGTAGAAAAACGAAGGCAAAAGTATTGCCTTTTGCGACAGATCAAGTTTTGGAAACAGGCGCTTATTCTTTTGAAGGAGTCATTTATTACGATAAAGAAAAAGTGATGGATACCTCAGAAATCGGTGTTCCAGGCGCCCATAATGTTGAAAATGCACTAGCAGCGATTACAGTGGCAAAACAACATGGCATATCAAATGAGGAAATAAAAGAAACGTTGAGTCATTTTCATGGCGTGCCTCACCGTACACAGTATGTTGGTGAAGTCCAAGGACGTAAATTTTATAATGATTCGAAAGCGACTAATATCTTAGCAACGAAGATGGCTTTAGGTGGTTTCAAACCAGAAACAATGATCTTGATTGCTGGTGGACTTGATCGTGGAAATTCATTTGATGAATTGATTCCATCGCTTGAAGGAGTCAAAGGCTTGATCACGTTTGGTGAGACAAAAGAGAAATTGAAAGACGCGGGTGAAAAAGCAGGGATCCCGACGATCTATACGGCAGAATCTGCGGAAGCAGCGGTTCCATTAGCTTTAGAAAATAGCGACCCGGGAGACGTGGTTTTATTGTCACCTGCTAATGCAAGCTGGGATCAATACCCTAACTTTGAGATCCGAGGCGATCGCTTTATGGAAGCCGTAAGAAAATTAAAATAG